In Drosophila santomea strain STO CAGO 1482 chromosome 2L, Prin_Dsan_1.1, whole genome shotgun sequence, a single window of DNA contains:
- the LOC120458278 gene encoding glycoprotein-N-acetylgalactosamine 3-beta-galactosyltransferase 1 isoform X2 has protein sequence MQQRECVFLDRNNHSQLVTTTPSTSRPVLFLLLGIGIGYLITQVLVWPIMDLKSHTNRTARWTELDIDLTEEAKAVWETWGRRCNKLIFFSSRTDVNLSGTVALPVSPNYRESWLKTKMALKYLHEHHLNEADWFLEADDETYVVMENLRYMVYPYSPQLAIYFGSPGTVMSRAALRRLVEVSLPNPAKCEPRDEGATAGKLRECLENVNVRAGNTYDSKGRRRMHLIEPQARSNLFLRYDTNSWFWKFLIYRTQDGIFAWSNYAVSFHYVHHHYIHCFEYMIYRLRSFGRKQIEESLPAKFYTAEEKVTRTQPMDAEPEVPADYAY, from the exons ATGCAGCAGAGGGAATGTGTTTTTCTGGATCGAAACAATCATTCCCAGCTGGTTACAACGACGCCATCAACCTCTCGCCCCGTGCTTTTCCTGCTCCTGGGCATTGGGATTGGCTATCTAATCACCCAGGTGCTTGTGTGGCCCATAATGGATCTCAAATCGCACACGAATCGCACGGCAAGATGGACTGAACTGGACATTGATTTGACCGAAGAG GCCAAAGCCGTTTGGGAAACTTGGGGCAGGAGGTGCAACAAGCTGATCTTCTTTAGCAGCCGCACTGATGTCAATCTATCGGGAACTGTGGCCCTGCCCGTTAGTCCCAACTACCGGGAATCTTGGCTGAAAACGAAGATGGCCCTGAAGTACCTTCATGAGCACCACCTCAACGAAGCCGATTGGTTCCTGGAGGCCGACGACGAGACCTATGTGGTAATGGAGAACCTGCGATACATGGTCTATCCCTACAGTCCACAGTTGGCCATCTACTTCGGCTCACCGGGCACTGTGATGAGTCGTGCTGCACTGCGTCGCTTAGTGGAGGTATCCCTGCCCAATCCTGCCAAGTGCGAGCCAAGGGATGAGGGTGCCACCGCAGGCAAGCTGAGGGAGTGCCTCGAGAATGTGAATGTGCGGGCGGGCAATACTTACGACTCCAAGGGACGCAGGCGCATGCATCTCATCGAGCCGCAGGCCAGATCCAATCTGTTTCTGCGCTATGACACAAACTCCTGGTTCTGGAAGTTCCTCATCTACAGAACGCAAGAT GGAATTTTCGCTTGGTCCAACTATGCGGTTTCGTTTCATTACGTTCATCATCACTATATCCACTGTTTCGAGTATATGATCTACAGACTAAGGAGTTTTGGTCGAAAACAGATTGAAGAATCACTTCCAGCTAAGTTTTATACCGCCGAAGAGAAGGTGACAAGAACACAACCTATGGATGCTGAGCCAGAAGTTCCAGCTGACTACGCTTATTAA
- the LOC120458278 gene encoding glycoprotein-N-acetylgalactosamine 3-beta-galactosyltransferase 1 isoform X1, whose amino-acid sequence MQQRECVFLDRNNHSQLVTTTPSTSRPVLFLLLGIGIGYLITQVLVWPIMDLKSHTNRTARWTELDIDLTEEVRVLCYVYTQPTNHKTQAKAVWETWGRRCNKLIFFSSRTDVNLSGTVALPVSPNYRESWLKTKMALKYLHEHHLNEADWFLEADDETYVVMENLRYMVYPYSPQLAIYFGSPGTVMSRAALRRLVEVSLPNPAKCEPRDEGATAGKLRECLENVNVRAGNTYDSKGRRRMHLIEPQARSNLFLRYDTNSWFWKFLIYRTQDGIFAWSNYAVSFHYVHHHYIHCFEYMIYRLRSFGRKQIEESLPAKFYTAEEKVTRTQPMDAEPEVPADYAY is encoded by the exons ATGCAGCAGAGGGAATGTGTTTTTCTGGATCGAAACAATCATTCCCAGCTGGTTACAACGACGCCATCAACCTCTCGCCCCGTGCTTTTCCTGCTCCTGGGCATTGGGATTGGCTATCTAATCACCCAGGTGCTTGTGTGGCCCATAATGGATCTCAAATCGCACACGAATCGCACGGCAAGATGGACTGAACTGGACATTGATTTGACCGAAGAGGTGCGAGTCCTGTGCTATGTGTACACACAGCCCACTAATCACAAGACGCAGGCCAAAGCCGTTTGGGAAACTTGGGGCAGGAGGTGCAACAAGCTGATCTTCTTTAGCAGCCGCACTGATGTCAATCTATCGGGAACTGTGGCCCTGCCCGTTAGTCCCAACTACCGGGAATCTTGGCTGAAAACGAAGATGGCCCTGAAGTACCTTCATGAGCACCACCTCAACGAAGCCGATTGGTTCCTGGAGGCCGACGACGAGACCTATGTGGTAATGGAGAACCTGCGATACATGGTCTATCCCTACAGTCCACAGTTGGCCATCTACTTCGGCTCACCGGGCACTGTGATGAGTCGTGCTGCACTGCGTCGCTTAGTGGAGGTATCCCTGCCCAATCCTGCCAAGTGCGAGCCAAGGGATGAGGGTGCCACCGCAGGCAAGCTGAGGGAGTGCCTCGAGAATGTGAATGTGCGGGCGGGCAATACTTACGACTCCAAGGGACGCAGGCGCATGCATCTCATCGAGCCGCAGGCCAGATCCAATCTGTTTCTGCGCTATGACACAAACTCCTGGTTCTGGAAGTTCCTCATCTACAGAACGCAAGAT GGAATTTTCGCTTGGTCCAACTATGCGGTTTCGTTTCATTACGTTCATCATCACTATATCCACTGTTTCGAGTATATGATCTACAGACTAAGGAGTTTTGGTCGAAAACAGATTGAAGAATCACTTCCAGCTAAGTTTTATACCGCCGAAGAGAAGGTGACAAGAACACAACCTATGGATGCTGAGCCAGAAGTTCCAGCTGACTACGCTTATTAA